The sequence GGAGTGCCTGCCGGAGCGCTGGTCTTCACGGCTGTGGTCTACCTGGCCGGGGTGCTGCTGATCCTGTTCGCGGACGCGGGGGCGATCTTCTCGCTCGCGCTCGGCGCGGCATCGGTGGGCATCCTCCTCGGCTGGATGTCCATTTTCGTTTCCCACCTGCGTTTCCGCGCAAGGGTGCGGGACGGGCTGATCGCCGGGGCCGGGTTCCGGATGCCCGGCTCGCCGTACACGGACTGGTGCTGCCTCGCCGTCCTCGCGGTGATCTTCGGTTCTCTCGTTCTCGACAGCGACACGTCCTACGCCGGGCTCATCGCCACTGTGGCGCTGATCGTGGTGCACGGGGCGACCTACGAGATCGCCAGACGCCGCGTCGCCCGCAACGGCCTGCCCGACGTGACCCCCGCAGGGCAGGTGGGGACCTGATCCCACCGCACCCTGCGGGGAGCGCGTCACACCTTCTCCGTGGACCGTTCCACCCCGGAGTCCCAGCACTGGATGCCCCGCACGTCGGGCATGCTCTCGCGCGTGAAAACGGGGTCGAGGCCGTCCTTGCGCTGCTTCTCGTAGTCCTTGAGCAACCGGATCACGAGCGCCCCGAGCGGGGCGACGGCGAGCAGGTTCACCACCGCCATCAGGCCCATGGTGACGTCGGCGAAGCTCCACACCAAATCGAGGGAGCTGACCGCGCCGAGGTAGAGCATGCCGAGCACGGTGAGGCGGAACAGCGGCACGATGCGGTCGTTGCCGGTGAGGAACCGCAGGTTCGCCTCGCCGTAGAACGTGTTGCCCAGCACGGACGTGAAGGCGAGCAGGAGCACGATCACCGTCAGCAGGTGCACGGCCCAGGAGCCGAGGTTGGTCTCCAGGGCGGTCTGGGTCAGCGCGGCGCCGACGTCCTCGCCGTAGACGGGATCGGAGACGAGGATGATGAACGCTGTGATGGAGCACACGATGAGCGTGTCGAAGTAGACGCCGAGCGTCTGCGCGAGCCCTTGCTTGGCGGGGTGGCTCACCGCGGCACTGGCACCGGCGTTGGGGGCCGAACCCATACCGGCTTCGTTCGAGAACAGGCCCCGGCGGATGCCCTGCATGATGGCCGTGCCCACGGCGGCGCCGCCGATCTGCTCGAAGCCGAAGGCCGAGCCGACGATGCTCGCGAACACCTCGGGTACCTTCTCCACGTTCATGCCCACCACGACGAGCCCCACCAGCAGGTAGATCAACGCCATGAACGGCACGGCCAGCGACGCGACGTAGGCGATGCGGCGCACACCGCCGAGGATCACGACACCCACGAGCGCGACGAGCGCGATGCCGATGACCGGAGCGAGCCAGCCGGAGGGCTCGGCGTCACCGGTGATCGTCGTGATCGAGGTGGACACGACGTCGGTGATGCTGTTGGCCTGCACCATGTTGAAGCTGAAGCCGAACGTGAAGATGATGACGACGGCGAAGATCACGCCCATCCAGCGGGCGTTCAGACCGTGCTGCATGTAGTACGCGGGGCCGCCCCGGTAGCCGTAACGGTCGCGCACCTTGAACAGCTGCGCGAGCGTGGACTCCGCGAAAGCGAGCGCGCCGACGATGATCGCCATCACCCACATCCAGAACACGGCGCCGGGTCCGCCGACCGCGATGGCGATCGCCACACCGGCCACGTTGCCCGTGCCGATGCGGGCCGCGGCGGAGATGGAGAAGGCCTGGAACGACG comes from Saccharomonospora xinjiangensis XJ-54 and encodes:
- a CDS encoding alanine/glycine:cation symporter family protein yields the protein MDALMELIGEVNDVFWTYLVIPILVLLGLYFTVRTAGVQFRMIPQMLRDLRGAPEKAPDGKRSISSFQAFSISAAARIGTGNVAGVAIAIAVGGPGAVFWMWVMAIIVGALAFAESTLAQLFKVRDRYGYRGGPAYYMQHGLNARWMGVIFAVVIIFTFGFSFNMVQANSITDVVSTSITTITGDAEPSGWLAPVIGIALVALVGVVILGGVRRIAYVASLAVPFMALIYLLVGLVVVGMNVEKVPEVFASIVGSAFGFEQIGGAAVGTAIMQGIRRGLFSNEAGMGSAPNAGASAAVSHPAKQGLAQTLGVYFDTLIVCSITAFIILVSDPVYGEDVGAALTQTALETNLGSWAVHLLTVIVLLLAFTSVLGNTFYGEANLRFLTGNDRIVPLFRLTVLGMLYLGAVSSLDLVWSFADVTMGLMAVVNLLAVAPLGALVIRLLKDYEKQRKDGLDPVFTRESMPDVRGIQCWDSGVERSTEKV